The Virgibacillus siamensis sequence CGAGTTCAAGGACAAGGTTATTTGCTTCTTCTTGGCTGCTTAGTTTTTCTAAAATCTTTTTCTCGCTTAACCTTTTCCTAGCGGGGTATGGTTTAATATCAGTTAAATTGTCGATAGGAAAAAATCGTCTCTTTTCATTTTTTAAGTCAAAGCACTCAACCATCCAAATTCCTTTATCATGATAAAGGTGCAATAGATAAATTGGATAAGATTTTATCACGTCCCCTTCTTTTATGGCAGGTAATAAATAGCTATCCGAAAGCAGGGCTTGGATAAGTTTTTCCAACATAGGATGGGGCAGGTCCGACAGATCAAGCAGGTCAGGGTTATTGGGGTTTGTTCCTTCAAAAAGCAAGATTTGATTTAACAGAACAAGGTCATCCTGTTGATTTTTTGAGATCATGCCCAGTAACTTTTCGGCTAAAGAATGACGACTTCTGAGATAAGGAAGTTGTTTATTTTTGGTGGCCATAAAGGCAATAAAAAGGGCTTTAATCTCACTGTCAGTAAATCGAATAGCGGGCAGGACAGAGTTGTTCATAACGAAATACCCTCCATCTCTTCCGCTTTCAGCAACAAGCGGCATCCCCATCGTTTCGATTTCTCTAATATCCCTGATGGCTGTTGAACGGGAGATATTAAATTCCTGCATAATTTCAGAAATGGTAAAATGAGCCCGGTTATTTATATATCGCATAACGGTATTTATCCGTTCAACTTTTTTCATCGGAACCTCCTAAATGGTATCACTTTTTGACATGATTTAAGGTTATTATAAACGTATCAAGTGAAAATACAATTCATTTGATAAATGAACATAAGGAGGATTATAAAATGGCAAATTACACATTGGAAGAGAAAGAAGGCTTTACGGTTTTAGGTATTGGGATTGAGCTTAAGAGCGATTACAAAGATTACGCAGGCATTATCAAGGAAAAGACAGACTTTTGGCAGGCTGTCGAACAAGATGGAAGGCTTAGTACTTTACGAGCCATAGCTAAGAATGATTACATTTTTGCTGTGAATGAAGCGGTAAATAACAAGATGATGCATTATGCTGGTGTCATGACTGAGGAATCGATACCTGAAGCGTCCAGGGTTATTCAATTTCCAAAAGCGGAATACCTGGTTATCAAAGGGGAGGAGAAGGAAGCAGATGAATTGAATAACAAACTTACCGGAATTGCCTTTGGTCAGGTTCTGCCGGAAGCAAAGGATTTTGCCTATGTTGGCGGACCGAACACAACGGTGGAGATGGGGCAGCGCAATGGAAAGGTTTTCGGTGAAATGTGGATCCCGGTTGTCAGGAAATAAAGAACTGAAACAAAGGTAAAGTCCCATTGATTAATTAATTATCAATAGCAATTTTTTCCCCTTAAACATCTACTATTGTAAACGCAGTTTTAAAGGGGATGTACAGCTTGAATAAGAAACTGAAAAAGTTTGTTGATGCCTTGCCAATACCGGAAACACTAAAACCGTTGCGCAAAAATAAGCATGAAACCTACTATGAAGTTCAGATGACAGAATTCCATCAAAAGCTGCATCGTGATTTAGGTCCAACACGACTATGGGGATACAACGGACAATTTCCCGGTCCTGTCATTGATGTTAATCAAGGAGAACCAATTTATGTGAAATGGGAAAATAAGCTGCCAGCTAAACATTTTCTGCCAATTGATAAAACCCTTCACAATCTTGACAAACTTCCGGATGTCCGTACTGTTACACATTTGCATGGAGGAGAAACACGACCTGATAGTGACGGATATCCGGAAGCTTGGTTTACAAGAAATTACCGGGATAAAGGTCCGCATTTTAAAACGGAAACCTATCATTATTTGAATCAACAACAAGGTGCCACACTCTGGTATCACGACCATGCGATGGGGATAACAAGGCTTAACATCTATGCCGGCCTGGCAGGTATGTATATTATTAGGGATGAACAGGAAGAAAGGCTTAATCTTCCTTCAGGGGATTACGAGATTCCGCTAATTATAATGGACCGATCATTTCACGACAACGGTGAATTGCTCTACCCGCAACAGCCGGATGATCCACAGGAAAACTGGCCCAATCCGTCGATCAGACCTTTTTTTATTGGAGAGGCAAACGTTGTTAATGGAAAAATATGGCCTTATGTAGAAGTTGAACCACGAAAGTACCGGTTTCGAATCCTGAATGCTGCCAACACCCGCGCCTATCAGCTTTTTTTGGATTCTGGTCAATCATTTTATCAAATTGGTTCTGACGGTGGTTTAATGCGAAGAACGGTTAAGCTGGAAAGTTTAGCGATTGAACCAGCAGAACGTTTCGATGTTATCATTGATTTTTCCGGGCATGATGGAGAAACAGTTATACTTAAAAATGACCTTGGTTCAAATGCCGATCCTGAGGACGAAACGGATGATGTTATGCAATTCAACGTAACACTTCCTTTAACGTCAAAGGACAGAAGCAGTATTCCCCGGTATTTAAGACGGATTCCTTCACTCAGCGAAAATAAAGTTAGACGTATCCGGAACCTGAAACTGGTCGGTTCAACTGATAAACTCGGACGTCCAATGTTATTGCTTGATAATAAAAAATGGCTGGACCCTGTCACAGAAACCCCCGAATTAGGCTCAACGGAAATCTGGTCATTTATTAACTGCACCAACTTTACACATCCCATCCATATTCATCTGATTCAATTCCAAGTAATTGATCGACAACCATTTGACCTTGACCAATACAATCAAGATGGGTCAATCGTCTTCACTGGATCAGCAAAACCACCAAATTCGAATGAGAAAAGCTGGAAGGACACAGTAGCAGCACCATCGGGCCAAATAACGCGCGTCATTGTCAGGTTTGGTCCTTTCACCGGTGATTATGTATGGCACTGTCATATACTTGAGCATGAAGATTATGACATGATGCGCCCGATGAAGGTAATCGAAAAGGATAAGCAGGAATAGGAAGTATGTAAACCGAACTGTGTGATAGCACAAGTTAGGTTCGGTTATCGCTAATTCAATTTAAGGAAGAGCACTAGGCGCCCATCTGGTATATGAGGTGCCTTTTCTTGTATGCTGGCCATAGTTAAATGACAAGGCTTTTAAATAAAATGTAAGAATGGTGGCACAATATAGGTATCACAAACTGTGTAACACAAAAGGAGTAGTGTATGAAAGCGTTTTTCGAATTGCTGAAAAAGGGGAGTACTTCCTCGTTATGGGCTAGCATCATTAATGTAGTGGTCGCAATATTGAAAGGGATTGTCTTTTTTATTACCGGAAATGTGGCTATGTTTGCTGAACTGATGCACAGCATTGGTGATGCCGTCAATCAACTTTTTGTATTTTTGGGGTCCGCGTTAAGTAATAAGGCACCTACCGATCGATTTCCCGGAGGCTTTGCACGGCTAGTTAATTTGGTATTGCTTTTTGCGGTCATTATCGTTGGAGTTCTCGCCTATGAAACGATTAAGAAGGGGATTCACCATATCATTGCCCCCCCTGAATCCGGTGAATGGGTTTGGCTGAATGTGGCGGTGCTGGCGGCTGCAATGATTCTTGAGGGATTTGTCTGGTTTAAAGCAATGAAAGAAATAACAGCGGAATTAACAGGCGATGATATAAAAGGGTTTAAAGTTATATCTGAAAGCTTTAAGAATATAAGTGAAGCAAAACCAGCAACCAAGCTTGTTTTTTTGGAAGATGCGGTGGCTACCACTGGCGCGTTGATTGCCATCATAGCTATTTTAATTGGTACCTACACTCCATTTCATTCGGCTGAAGGTTATGCTTCCGTAATTATTGGATTAATGCTGTTCGTTGTTGTCGGACGAATCTTCCTTGATAATGCTGCAGGTGTTTTGGGGGCATCTGATGAAGATATGGAAGCAAAGATTGGTGAATATGTGTTCGCAGAGCCTGAAATTGAGGACATCCGTGAGCTGATGGTTATGCGGGAAGGGAGCGAACTTCACGTTGAATTGAAGATAGAACTCGAATCAGATATGACAATAGCAGAAGCTGATAAGATTCGTGATAAGATTGAAAATAAGATTTTGGATGAAAAAGGGGTAACGGATGTAATTATTGAGTTTGATGAGAATGATAACAAGCAACATTGGGATGAGTCGAAAAAAGAAACAAAAAAGGTCGAGAAAGGATCAGCCGATAGCCAAGATCAAAAGTAAGTATGGTTGTTGGACCGTTCGTGATGGATATTTTAAAAATCACATTACATAAATGGACGCATTTTCAGAAAGTGAGAATTGCGTTCTTTTTTTATGTTTAGGAGAGGAATCAAACATAGTTTATAGGGGGTTTTAGCTTGTCTTTTGATTGATAGAATGTTTTTTAGAGATAAAGTGAAACGAAATGGTTGTAAGCTGTTCTCGCACCAAGTATAATTTGACAGTTAAATGATTTAGTTCATAGAAAGAAAAGGGGAATATAAATGACGTTGCAACCTTATAATAAAACTTTAATGGCCGCACTGCTGCTTGCGGGTTCTTTTATTGCGATTTTGAATCAGACACTGATGATAACAGCTATTCCTCCAATCATGGATGAAATGAATATATCAGCTAATACAGCTCAATGGCTGACCACGGTCTTTATGCTTGTCAATGGGGTTATGATCCCAATCACTGCATTTTTAATTGAACGATTTTCAACACGTCAGCTTTTTATGACAGCGATGAGTGTATTTGCCATGGGTACAATTGTAGGCGGAATTGCCCCGAACTTTACTGTGCTTTTAGCAGGAAGAATTATCCAATCAGCTGGTGCCGGGATAATGTTACCGCTCATGCAGACAGTTTTCCTGTTAATTTTCCCTGTAAACAAACGGGGAGCGGCGATGGGTTACATCGGGCTCGTAATCTCTTTTGCGCCAGCTATTGGACCAACTTTGTCCGGTTGGGTGACGTCTAATTATTCCTGGAGATTTTTATTTTTACTAATCTTACCTTTAGCGATTTTAATTATAATTATAGCTTATTTCATTTTGAGGAATGTTACTGAGCTTACGTACCCGAAACTCGATATTACATCGATTATCTTATCTTCGGTTGGTTTCGGAGGACTTCTGTTTGGCTTTTCAAGTGCCGGAAACTATGGATGGGACAGCGGAAGAACCATTGTCATTCTTGCAGTTGGTTCGCTTACCCTGGCAGTTTTTATCATGCGTCAATTACACATGAAGCATCCGATGTTGGAATTCAGGGTATTCAAATACAACACGTTTACAATTGCAACAATAATTGGCATGATATCGTTCCTTGGGTTGATTGGATCAGAAACTTTAATCCCGCTTTATATGCAGAATATGAGAGGTTTCACAGCAATGGAATCCGGACTCGTCCTTCTTCCCGGTGCGCTTATCTCCGGATTCATGTCCCCGATTACAGGACGGATTTTTGACCGATTTGGAGCTCGTTTGTTGTCGCTTATTGGTTTGATTATTATGACTGCCGCAACGTTGGCTTTTGGTTTTCTTGGCACAACGACAACGTTAACGTTCCTGATTGTCATGTATGCTGTTCGCATGTTTGGATTTTCAATGGTTATGATGCCTGTAACGACGGCAGGGTTGAATCAACTGCCACAAAAATTGATACCGCATGGAGCGGCAATGAATAATACAATGCGGCAAATTGCAGCGTCGGTAGGGACTGCAATCCTTGTAACGATTATGACGATGACGGCGCAAAACGCCCAGCAAAGCTCATCGATTTCAAACCCTGGCATTCATGGAGTCAATATTGCTTTTCTGGTGATTGTTGTATTCTCGTTCTTTGCGATTATCTTATCTATTTTTGTTAAAAGAACGTATCCACCTGCTGATGAAGCCGAGGATACAAAAAATGATAAGAAAAAAGCGCAAAATGGGTAATCTCGAAACAAGATGTAGTAAAGAACAGCAACATAAGATTTTTTGGCATCAAAATATATGTGAAAAAGCAGGAGTTTACTTCTGCTTTTTTTGTTTTCATTGTGCTTTCGTTGGTTGTGGAAGATTGATAGACCTATTTAACCATTTTATTAAAATGTGGCTTTTCCGGTTAGGGCATAAGCCTCATTTGTGTTTGTACCTAAAGGAAATTGAGAAAATTTGTAGAAATATTGCTTGAATCGTCAGCACTTAAAGAAGTTTGCAGAAAGAGAGAGGTGAAAAGAAAATGGATGGTTGATTTTCAGCGAAATATTGGGTGTGACGTTTGATCGGCATGCAACAAATCATACAAGGAGGGATTATGCATGGTCACAAATCGAAGCACGATTATATCAATTTTATTCTTTTTCTTGATAATGATAAACTTGCTGGCAGTGCCTTCAGGTGTATTCGCTAAAAAGGCGGATGCGTTCTCCATGAACAAGTCTAGCCCTGATGTGCTTCAAAAAGCCTTTAAGAAAGCATCCAAGAAGTTTGATGTGCCACAAGGTATACTCATGTCAGTTTCATATAACATGACACAATGGAATCATCACCGGGGAAAGCCGAGTACTTCCGGTGGTTACGGGGTTATGCATCTGACGCATGTCAATCAAATACCAGAGGTCAGTGCAAAGGGCGACGGTATGGAAAGGAAAAGCCGTTCTGTTGCACACGATCCCAAAATGCATACACTTGATCAAGCTGCGAAGCTGTTGGGAGTAAGCAAGAAAGCTCTAAAACGAAATCCCGTTCAAAATATTCGCGGAGGTGCAGCCCTGCTTGCAAAATATGCCCGACAAACTGTGGGCGAGACCCCAAATGATTTATCTGATTGGTATGGAGCAGTGGCTAAATACAGCGGTTCGGATTATAAAAATGTAGCAAAATCCTTTGCTGACCGTGTGTACGAGACCATTCAGGAAGGTGTGGAGCGCACCACCTTAACCGGGCAGCATGTTGTGTTAAAATCCGAAAAAGTGAAATCGAACAATCGTACGATTCAACCACTTAATCTTCGCAACCCAAGGAAAACAAACACTGATTGTCCAAACGGATTGGCGTGCAGGTTCATCCCAGCCCTTTACGAGCAATTTTCAAGCAGTCCTTATAATTACGGGAACTATGACCTTGCCAATCGTCCCGAAGACGGACTTGATATTAAATACATCATCATTCACGATATCGAAGGAACTTATATGGAGGGAATTAATACGTTTCTGTCCCAATCATATGTAAGTGCCCACTATGTACTCAGGTCAACAGACGGGCAGATTACGGAGATGGTAAGGCCTAAGGATATAGCCTGGCAAGCAGGAAACTGGTATGTCAATTATCATTCAATTGGTTTGGAACATGCGGGTGTCGCGGTTGAAGGTGCAGAATGGTATAGTGAGCCGATGTATCATGCTTCCGCGAGGCTTGTAAAATACCTTGCTGAGAGGTACGATGTCCCCCTTGACAGACAGCATATTATCGGCCATGACGAAGTTCCGGGGACAAGTGCAGAAGATCAGACCAACATGCATTGGGATCCGGGACCATATTGGAATTGGAAGCATTATTTCGAACTGCTTGGGAAGCCTGATCATCCACGTAAAAAACAGGGTAGCAGTAATGAAAATGCCATCGTTACGATTGCACCGAAATTCCATAAGAATAAACCTGTTTTGACGTATAGAGGAGAGCAATTGGAACCACAGTCGTCAAATTTTGTATATTTGCGAACTGCCCCAAGTTTTGATGCACCTTTGCTAGGCGATGCTGCTCTCCATCCGGACGGTATACCTGGTACAACATTAATTAATGATTGGGGCGACAAAGCAGTATTCGGCCGAAGCTATTACCGTGCAGACAGGGCGGGTGACTGGACTGCAATCTACTATGCAGGACAGAAAGCCTGGTTCCATAATCCACATGGGAAGAAAACCGTTCCTGATAGTGGAATGCTTATTACGCCGAAAGAAAGTCTGGAATCTATTCCGGTCTATGGAATGGCTCTTCCAGAAGACTCCGCATACGAAGGTACTGGTATTCCTCAATGGGCAAGGGGAACCATCAACAAGCTGCAATACAGGATTCCGGAAGGGCAAACTTACGTAGCCTCGGGTCCATTCAATGCCGATTATTATTATGCAAAATTATACAATCAGCCAGAGACCAATCAAGTTGTTGAAGGAGAAACTGAATACTATCAGATTTCCTTTAACCATCGTATCGCTTTTGTAAAGAAAAGCGATGTCAATGTCATCCGTCAATCCGGTGAAGATAATGATGGGAAAAAGGTCGATGACGACGAATAACGTTGTCCTATAAACAGACAAAAATACAGAACCCGACTTGGCCGTTTTTGGTGGCAAATCATCAAAAACGGCTTTTTCCAGTACGGTCCGCACAAGTTTTTTGTCATTGATAGTTTCTGAAAACTTCCTGAACTGATCTTTTCTGCCATTTAAATTCCCGGGCATAATTTTTAGCCATCCATTGGAGGAACTCTTTTTCGTTTATGGTTAATTTTCGATGGAGTTGATTTTCAAATTCATCGGCAAAATGTAAATATGCTGCTTTTGCAATATCGTTCATTTCCCTTAAACCGCCTTTTGTTATTATATTAGATGGTTACCCGTGAACGGTTGCAAACAAACGCAGTTAACGGAATATTCAATTTAAATTAAAGATATAAGGTTTATTTGAATTGGCTGGTTATACGAGGCGATGAATTTACTTAATCATTTCATTATTGTAAACTGAATTTAATACGTTCATATAATTTTTTAAAATTAAATCATGTTTACTTAACCTGGTAACAGTAAGGGGGAAATTTTGATGGCAGGCACGAAAATAGAATTGACAAAGGAACAACATCAGGAATTACTTGAAACATTGAAAGCCCGTTTTGAAAAAAACATGAATCGGCATAAAGGTCTTGAATGGGATCCAATCCAAACAAGGCTTGAAAGGAATACTGAAAAACTTTGGTCACTCCATGCAATGGAAAAAACCGGTGGTGAACCGGATATTGTGGCCTACGATGAAAAGAAGGACGAATACATTTTTACTGATTGTTCGAAGGAAAGTCCAAAAGGTCGCAGAAGTGTTTGCTATGACCGTGAAGCACTGGAATCAAGGAAAAAACATAAGCCTGAAAATAATGCCATTGATATGGCAGCTGAGATGGGCATTGAACTGCTAACGGAAGAAGCGTATCGGGCATTACAGGAACTCGGAAATTTCGATATGAAAACGTCAAGCTGGGTGCAAACTCCTGCTGATATTAGAGAACTTGGCGGAGCTCTTTTTTGCGATTATCGCTATGAGCATGTTTTTGTTTACCACAATGGTGCATCAAGCTATTATGCCGCCAGAGGGTTTCGTGGCTCGCTGAGGATTTGAACAATAACTCCGCAACAAACTGCCGTAAACATGGGGTAGAGGCAGGAAATTTCTGCAGTCTATTTTATTAAAGATTGAAAAGGGGGGTGTCCCTTGATGACAACGATGAATCCTAAGGTTGAAGCGTACTTAAATAAAGCTGAAAAGTGGAAAGAAGAATACGTGACATTGAGAAATATCGTTCTTGATAGTGACAGTGAACTGGATGAGGAATTTAAGTGGAAGCATCCATGTTACACGGTTGAAAACAAAAATGTAGTTTTAATACATGGTTTTAAGGAATATTGTGCGTTTCTGTTTCCAAAAGGAGCCCTGTTAAAGGATAAACATGGAATACTAATCCAACAAACTGAAAATGTACAGGCTGCCCGTCAAATTCGATTTACCAATGTCAACGAGATAGTCGAAATGGAAACGATTTTGAAAGCATATATTCATGAAGCTGTTGAAGTGGAAAAGGCCGGATTAAAAGTGAAATCAAAAGCGCCTGCAGAATTCCATATTCCTGAAGAATTTCAACGTAAATTAGATGAAAACCCAGACTTGAAAACTGCTTTTGAGGAATTAACGCCAGGGAGACAAAGGGCATATATTCTTTACTTTTCCAAGGCTAAACAATCCAAAACCCGCGAGCGGAGGGTTGAAAATTATATGCAGCAGATCCTCGCCGGGAAAGGACTAAATGATTAATGCCAGTGTTCCAACAGTTCTTTCTATTATTATTAAACGGGACATTTCCTCATTCTAAAAACGACAGTGGAAAGGATAGTATATTCTTCTTTTCCACTGTCATTTTATGTTCTATGTTTCACCTCATCAGGCAGATAATTTAGGAGTGTTTAACTTGCTTTATCTATATTTAACTTTAAAATTTGCTGTAATTGAATTTTTTCATCATCATTCAACGGGATCATTGGTAAGCGGACACTGCCAACATTGATTCCTTTCATATTTAGTGCTTCCTTAACCGGTGAAGGGCTTGGTTGAGCAAATAGAGCCTTCATAATCGGAAGTAAAGTCCGATGGATACCGGCAGCTTCCTGAACATTTCCGTTATTAAAGTGTTGTACCATTCGTTGCATTTCATTACCGGTGATATGTGAAGCGACAGAAATAACTCCAGCTCCGCCAATTGAAAGAACCGGTAAAGCTAATCCGTCATCACCGCTGTATAATGTAAAATCATTCGGTGTTTTGCTGATAATTTCTGCCATGGCATCCAGATCCCCGCTGGCTTCTTTTACAGAAACAATATTATTAACCTTTGAAAGACGAATAATAGTCTCTGCCGACATATTGACGGCACTTCGCCCTGGTATATTATATAGCATAACGGGTAAAGAAGTTGAATCTGCGATAGCCTTAAAGTGCTGAAACAACCCTTCTTGCGATGGTTTGTTATAGTAAGGTGCTGCAAGCATGATTCCATCCACACCAGTTTGTTCCACTTGTCTTGTTAATTTTATGGAAGCCTGTGTGTTATTAGACCCGGTTCCAGCTATGATTGGAACTCTTCCATCTGCAGCTTCTGTAACACATCTGAATAAATTAATTTTCTCATCTGTTGTTAATGTTGGACTTTCTCCGGTGGTTCCGGCAACAACTAATCCATCTGAACCATTAGTAATCAAATAATTTACTAATGATTGGGCAGCATTAAAATCAACTTCTCCATTTTGATCAAATGGGGTAACCATTGCTGTTAATACTTGGCCAAAATTCATCACTTCACATCCCTTTAATTATTTTAGCGAATAAGAAAGTGTAAAAAACTTTCTCACTGCTACGTGCAACTATGGTTTTCGCCTATTAAGTCCGGGCGCTATACCAAGCTGGCTAAGAATGGAGGTGGTCAGGGCCTTCTGGTAAACGCAAAAAAGCAACAACGAGGGCATCGCTGTTGCAGTAGAAACAATTGTATAAAAAAGTGTTTCTGTGCGTGATAGCCCACCATATAGTCTCCTACATGACAGTCCCGTATTTATTCAATACAGTCCCAGCCTCAAGAACATGAGATTCTTTTAAGCTTCGGCAAATTCCCCTTTCCACAATCATCTCCGGACCTCATCATCCTCTTATTGTGTACTGATGGTTTTTGCGCCCTCTACCTCACTTCAATGATATTGAAATAAGAATTATTTAATTAGATACAATATATCAGATATTCGTTTTCGTTACAAGATAATGGAATTAAAATTTTGGATTATAGTTCTTTATCTAGTCCAAATTCTTCTGAAGTTAATATTACTTATTTATCGGTATAAAACACTTTTTCCTGCCATCGCTGATATCCGTATATGAAAAGTGAAATGGATATAGCTATAATAAACCACTGCCAATATTCAAGATTTTTAAAGGTTGCAATTCCTAATGCCTCTACAATCCAACGAAGACCAATGAATGAAAATAATGCATTTACTACTAAATTTGTGACCAGGTATATCCAAAAGTTATGTGATGTTAGATAAAATATCCATAATGTGCCGACTGCAAAAACTCCGTAAGCGAAGGCAGTATCCGTAATATATCCTCATGGCAGGATATAATGATGAATGGTCCACCATTCGTATGTATAAGCAATTTCAAAAATAATGGTCAATATGAAACAGCACAAAACTGTCACAGGCATATATCGCTTTATATCGTTTTTATTAATAAACACTAATGAAACCCGGGGAACTATTAGCCCTGCCCACAATAATATCTGCATACCGTTAACCTCAATTCACTTAACATTTCTAGGCTATAGATTTCTCAAATATTCGTTATATATACAAAATGCATAGGGGATGAATGATTGAATGCTGAAACAAAAAAGGAATTGTCCATTTTTTGCCGAATTTATAATATATTAACTTATAGAGGATGGATAATGTGTATACAAAAGAGGATCTGATTCACGATTTTGAAGAACTTATTCCCTGGATGGAAAAACCCAAAAAACATAATGGACAACTGTTTTTTAAACCAATAGCTGTAGGGAAATGGACAGCAGCAGAAATTTTTGCCCATATTATTTACTGGGACAATTACATGATGGAAGTAACTATTCCAAAGATGACTCAGGGGGCAGAAGTGGAAAGCATAGGATTTCAAGAGCTGAATGACAAAGCCTCTGTTTATGCTTTGTCGGGAATTTCCGCCGATCAGTTAATTGATGAGCTAATTTTGGGCAGAAAAGAATTGATAGCTGTTTTAAGAAAAAAAACGGTGGAACAATTTTTTGCCGAATATAAATTGAATGGTGAGAAAATCGATATTTATTCCGGTTACCCTCACACATTGTTCAACTATATCAGTGCTTTTGTCTGGCACGATCATCATCATAAACAGCAGGTCATTGATTTTTTGGACAAAAACGTAAAACAGCATCAATGATTAAAGAGACAAATAACGCCGGGACATCTTGAACCATGTAAATCAATAAATAAGCAATGCATACTTCAGCGGGGTAAAATGAACATCCCCGCTGAAGAATCCCCGAAACACGCCGAAAAAAACCGCACGTTGTTGGATAAACATTCTTGTCGCCTGATTTATTTTTTCGCCAAAATCATCCACTCGTCAATTGCAAAAGATTTAATTTTGTTCTTCTCCGTTTCTATTTGAAAATATTCTTGAATATCATCAGATGCGTTTAAAAGAAATTCTTCCACGCCTTTTATTTCGTTCACATCATCCAATGTACGATGAACCCACTCCTGAAATGGCAAAGTTTTCTTTCTGAACTTTTCATGATTGATTTTTAAATGATATTTGTTCAGGAGACTCTTCCATTCGGTAATTGTCCGTGATCGAACGTGGCTGTAATCCCGCATTTTTTCCAGCGAATTGACAAAT is a genomic window containing:
- a CDS encoding cation diffusion facilitator family transporter is translated as MKAFFELLKKGSTSSLWASIINVVVAILKGIVFFITGNVAMFAELMHSIGDAVNQLFVFLGSALSNKAPTDRFPGGFARLVNLVLLFAVIIVGVLAYETIKKGIHHIIAPPESGEWVWLNVAVLAAAMILEGFVWFKAMKEITAELTGDDIKGFKVISESFKNISEAKPATKLVFLEDAVATTGALIAIIAILIGTYTPFHSAEGYASVIIGLMLFVVVGRIFLDNAAGVLGASDEDMEAKIGEYVFAEPEIEDIRELMVMREGSELHVELKIELESDMTIAEADKIRDKIENKILDEKGVTDVIIEFDENDNKQHWDESKKETKKVEKGSADSQDQK
- a CDS encoding N-acetylmuramoyl-L-alanine amidase; its protein translation is MVTNRSTIISILFFFLIMINLLAVPSGVFAKKADAFSMNKSSPDVLQKAFKKASKKFDVPQGILMSVSYNMTQWNHHRGKPSTSGGYGVMHLTHVNQIPEVSAKGDGMERKSRSVAHDPKMHTLDQAAKLLGVSKKALKRNPVQNIRGGAALLAKYARQTVGETPNDLSDWYGAVAKYSGSDYKNVAKSFADRVYETIQEGVERTTLTGQHVVLKSEKVKSNNRTIQPLNLRNPRKTNTDCPNGLACRFIPALYEQFSSSPYNYGNYDLANRPEDGLDIKYIIIHDIEGTYMEGINTFLSQSYVSAHYVLRSTDGQITEMVRPKDIAWQAGNWYVNYHSIGLEHAGVAVEGAEWYSEPMYHASARLVKYLAERYDVPLDRQHIIGHDEVPGTSAEDQTNMHWDPGPYWNWKHYFELLGKPDHPRKKQGSSNENAIVTIAPKFHKNKPVLTYRGEQLEPQSSNFVYLRTAPSFDAPLLGDAALHPDGIPGTTLINDWGDKAVFGRSYYRADRAGDWTAIYYAGQKAWFHNPHGKKTVPDSGMLITPKESLESIPVYGMALPEDSAYEGTGIPQWARGTINKLQYRIPEGQTYVASGPFNADYYYAKLYNQPETNQVVEGETEYYQISFNHRIAFVKKSDVNVIRQSGEDNDGKKVDDDE
- a CDS encoding multicopper oxidase family protein; this translates as MNKKLKKFVDALPIPETLKPLRKNKHETYYEVQMTEFHQKLHRDLGPTRLWGYNGQFPGPVIDVNQGEPIYVKWENKLPAKHFLPIDKTLHNLDKLPDVRTVTHLHGGETRPDSDGYPEAWFTRNYRDKGPHFKTETYHYLNQQQGATLWYHDHAMGITRLNIYAGLAGMYIIRDEQEERLNLPSGDYEIPLIIMDRSFHDNGELLYPQQPDDPQENWPNPSIRPFFIGEANVVNGKIWPYVEVEPRKYRFRILNAANTRAYQLFLDSGQSFYQIGSDGGLMRRTVKLESLAIEPAERFDVIIDFSGHDGETVILKNDLGSNADPEDETDDVMQFNVTLPLTSKDRSSIPRYLRRIPSLSENKVRRIRNLKLVGSTDKLGRPMLLLDNKKWLDPVTETPELGSTEIWSFINCTNFTHPIHIHLIQFQVIDRQPFDLDQYNQDGSIVFTGSAKPPNSNEKSWKDTVAAPSGQITRVIVRFGPFTGDYVWHCHILEHEDYDMMRPMKVIEKDKQE
- a CDS encoding GyrI-like domain-containing protein produces the protein MANYTLEEKEGFTVLGIGIELKSDYKDYAGIIKEKTDFWQAVEQDGRLSTLRAIAKNDYIFAVNEAVNNKMMHYAGVMTEESIPEASRVIQFPKAEYLVIKGEEKEADELNNKLTGIAFGQVLPEAKDFAYVGGPNTTVEMGQRNGKVFGEMWIPVVRK
- a CDS encoding MDR family MFS transporter — encoded protein: MTLQPYNKTLMAALLLAGSFIAILNQTLMITAIPPIMDEMNISANTAQWLTTVFMLVNGVMIPITAFLIERFSTRQLFMTAMSVFAMGTIVGGIAPNFTVLLAGRIIQSAGAGIMLPLMQTVFLLIFPVNKRGAAMGYIGLVISFAPAIGPTLSGWVTSNYSWRFLFLLILPLAILIIIIAYFILRNVTELTYPKLDITSIILSSVGFGGLLFGFSSAGNYGWDSGRTIVILAVGSLTLAVFIMRQLHMKHPMLEFRVFKYNTFTIATIIGMISFLGLIGSETLIPLYMQNMRGFTAMESGLVLLPGALISGFMSPITGRIFDRFGARLLSLIGLIIMTAATLAFGFLGTTTTLTFLIVMYAVRMFGFSMVMMPVTTAGLNQLPQKLIPHGAAMNNTMRQIAASVGTAILVTIMTMTAQNAQQSSSISNPGIHGVNIAFLVIVVFSFFAIILSIFVKRTYPPADEAEDTKNDKKKAQNG
- a CDS encoding helix-turn-helix transcriptional regulator; translation: MKKVERINTVMRYINNRAHFTISEIMQEFNISRSTAIRDIREIETMGMPLVAESGRDGGYFVMNNSVLPAIRFTDSEIKALFIAFMATKNKQLPYLRSRHSLAEKLLGMISKNQQDDLVLLNQILLFEGTNPNNPDLLDLSDLPHPMLEKLIQALLSDSYLLPAIKEGDVIKSYPIYLLHLYHDKGIWMVECFDLKNEKRRFFPIDNLTDIKPYPARKRLSEKKILEKLSSQEEANNLVLELGPMAIAQYKKYHPLNVSISYINPYQTAAILKTFVNLNNNEELTEITNWLLFLGEDVKFREMPEELIESLQGRLRLFLS